One window of Thermomicrobium sp. 4228-Ro genomic DNA carries:
- a CDS encoding ABC transporter substrate-binding protein yields the protein MIKIGVVLPITGSEAKPGQYQKEGIELAVKQINDQGGVMVKSLGKKLPIQIVFYDDGSDQAKSASLVERAMSSDKVVAVIGGYSTALGQAQSVMADRYQTVWITPGAAASSIFSQGYQWIFGTLSPVDQLGYTTMQFLGWLVDQGKLKKGSRSPWSLRIPITVSTTSMASSSGSRSIPGTSPSS from the coding sequence GTGATCAAGATCGGCGTCGTCCTGCCGATTACCGGGAGCGAGGCGAAGCCTGGGCAGTACCAGAAAGAAGGTATCGAGCTCGCCGTGAAGCAGATCAACGACCAGGGCGGCGTCATGGTCAAGAGCCTGGGCAAGAAGCTGCCGATCCAGATCGTCTTCTACGACGATGGCTCGGATCAGGCGAAGTCGGCATCGCTTGTCGAACGGGCGATGAGTTCCGATAAGGTGGTCGCGGTGATCGGCGGCTACTCGACGGCGCTTGGGCAAGCGCAGTCCGTGATGGCCGACCGCTATCAAACCGTCTGGATCACGCCGGGTGCTGCGGCCAGCTCCATCTTTTCCCAGGGGTACCAGTGGATCTTTGGGACGCTCAGCCCAGTCGATCAGCTGGGCTATACCACGATGCAGTTCCTTGGCTGGCTCGTCGATCAGGGCAAGCTCAAGAAGGGCTCAAGATCGCCCTGGTCGTTGAGAATACCGATCACGGTATCGACTACGTCAATGGCATCCAGCAGTGGATCGAGGAGCATCCCGGGTACTTCACCATCGTCGTGA
- a CDS encoding ABC transporter substrate-binding protein: MALVVENTDHGIDYVNGIQQWIEEHPGYFTIVVNEKFELNSTDFSGLLQKVQAANADIFLSDAHLPDYITMHRQYTQLGLHHQMISYGARGPEADARKALGDAVNYIFAGIWWSSRLPYPQVKQFVQDYTAFTGHAPDSWYAAPAYEAVRALAAAIEQAGSLDHKAIRDALRQVDLKPSLLPGQELKFQQNGQVKAPFVIVQNKPDGKVDIVYPQDSATGDPVAPIPRS; the protein is encoded by the coding sequence ATCGCCCTGGTCGTTGAGAATACCGATCACGGTATCGACTACGTCAATGGCATCCAGCAGTGGATCGAGGAGCATCCCGGGTACTTCACCATCGTCGTGAACGAGAAGTTCGAGCTCAATAGCACGGACTTCTCCGGCCTGCTCCAGAAGGTGCAAGCGGCTAACGCTGACATCTTCCTCTCCGATGCCCACCTGCCGGACTATATCACCATGCACCGGCAGTACACGCAGCTCGGTCTGCACCATCAAATGATCAGCTACGGCGCACGTGGGCCGGAAGCAGACGCGCGCAAGGCCCTTGGTGATGCGGTGAACTATATCTTCGCTGGCATCTGGTGGTCGTCGCGTTTGCCGTACCCCCAGGTGAAGCAGTTTGTGCAAGACTACACCGCCTTCACGGGTCATGCGCCGGACTCCTGGTACGCCGCCCCAGCCTATGAAGCCGTACGCGCGCTCGCGGCAGCCATTGAGCAGGCTGGCTCGCTCGACCACAAAGCGATCCGCGATGCGCTGCGCCAGGTCGACTTGAAGCCGTCCTTGCTGCCTGGGCAGGAACTGAAGTTCCAGCAGAACGGGCAGGTGAAGGCCCCGTTCGTCATTGTGCAGAACAAGCCGGACGGCAAGGTTGATATCGTCTATCCGCAGGATTCGGCGACGGGTGATCCCGTGGCGCCGATCCCGCGCTCGTAG